One stretch of Streptomyces peucetius DNA includes these proteins:
- a CDS encoding GlsB/YeaQ/YmgE family stress response membrane protein, whose translation MTIVGWIVLGLLAGAIAKILLPGRDPGGLIGTTLIGIAGAFTGGWISARYLDREIANEFYDGPTWVAAIGGALVLLIAYRILFGHSRSR comes from the coding sequence ATGACCATCGTCGGCTGGATCGTTCTCGGGCTGCTGGCCGGGGCCATAGCCAAGATCCTCCTGCCGGGGCGTGACCCGGGCGGCCTGATCGGCACCACTCTCATCGGCATTGCCGGTGCCTTCACCGGCGGCTGGATATCCGCTCGTTACCTCGACCGCGAGATCGCCAACGAGTTCTACGACGGCCCGACGTGGGTCGCGGCCATCGGCGGCGCGCTCGTCCTGCTGATCGCCTACCGGATCCTGTTCGGTCACTCCCGCTCGCGCTGA
- a CDS encoding alpha-ketoglutarate-dependent dioxygenase AlkB family protein gives MSGALFPRERAVVSPDAVHVPGWLPVERQRELVDVCRAWARGPVPIRHTVLPGGGVMSVQTVCVGWHWQPYRYSRTADDVNGAPVAGFPEWLAELGREALVEAYGEHRGYAPDTALINFYDGTARMGMHQDKEERSAAPVVSLSIGDSCVFRFGNTETRGRPYTDVELASGDLFVFGGASRFAYHGVPKVLPGTADPATGMSGGRLNITLRETGLAD, from the coding sequence ATGAGCGGAGCGCTGTTCCCCCGGGAGCGGGCCGTCGTCTCGCCGGATGCGGTGCATGTGCCCGGCTGGCTGCCGGTCGAGCGCCAGCGGGAGCTGGTGGACGTCTGCCGCGCCTGGGCGCGGGGGCCGGTGCCGATCCGGCACACGGTGCTGCCCGGCGGTGGTGTGATGTCGGTGCAGACGGTGTGCGTGGGCTGGCACTGGCAGCCGTACAGATACTCACGGACGGCCGACGATGTGAATGGCGCACCGGTGGCCGGGTTCCCGGAGTGGCTGGCGGAGCTGGGGCGTGAGGCACTGGTCGAGGCGTACGGGGAGCATCGGGGCTACGCGCCCGACACCGCGCTGATCAACTTCTATGACGGCACGGCCAGGATGGGGATGCACCAGGACAAGGAGGAGCGGTCCGCCGCGCCGGTCGTCTCACTGAGCATCGGCGACTCGTGTGTCTTCCGCTTCGGTAACACCGAGACCCGGGGCCGCCCGTACACGGATGTGGAACTGGCGTCCGGTGACCTGTTCGTCTTCGGTGGCGCCTCCCGTTTCGCGTACCACGGCGTGCCCAAGGTGCTTCCCGGTACGGCCGACCCCGCGACCGGGATGAGCGGCGGCCGGCTGAACATCACGTTGCGCGAGACGGGGCTGGCGGACTGA